One genomic segment of Sphingobacteriales bacterium includes these proteins:
- a CDS encoding glycosyltransferase encodes MYKEKHQLLQKAAIAYGIAQARHPLIVCTDADCTTPPLWLRSIAHQYHTNPYRLLTAPVAFEGEQSFFQRFQSLDFAE; translated from the coding sequence ATTTACAAGGAAAAACATCAACTCTTACAAAAAGCGGCTATCGCTTACGGTATTGCACAAGCCCGCCACCCGCTTATTGTGTGCACCGATGCCGATTGTACGACACCGCCCCTTTGGTTGCGCAGCATTGCTCACCAATATCACACTAATCCTTATCGCCTGCTCACGGCTCCGGTGGCTTTCGAGGGCGAGCAAAGTTTTTTTCAACGGTTTCAAAGTTTGGATTTTGCGGAATGA